Proteins co-encoded in one Xanthomonas campestris pv. badrii genomic window:
- a CDS encoding cysteine desulfurase, with product MNMPAVPQHAAPDWERVRSDFPLLMRQVHGKPLIYFDNANTGQKPLQVIAATDEFYRRQNANVSRAVHALGTEATDAFEGARSRLARFLNVRADELVLCSGTTFAINLVAYSWALPRLGPGDVILISRMEHHANIVPWQLVAQRTGASIRVAEITPDGALDLEALRKAMTPEVKLLAVTHVSNVLGTVNPVREICRDARKRGIVTVVDGSQAAPHRRIDVAAIGCDFYAITGHKMCGPTGTGALWARREHLQAMPPFLGGGEMIKEVSFEGTVFNDAPHKFEAGTPNIAGFVGLGAAVDYLDTLGLAHVEAREAELLAHLTEELQRIDGLRIFGTTPDKAAVVSFLVEGAHAHDLATLLDLEGVAIRSGQHCAHPLLQFYNVAATCRASLAFYNTHDEIERFVAALKKVRTLLG from the coding sequence ATGAACATGCCGGCCGTTCCGCAGCACGCCGCGCCCGATTGGGAGCGCGTGCGCTCCGATTTCCCGCTGCTGATGCGGCAGGTGCACGGCAAGCCGCTGATCTATTTCGACAATGCCAACACCGGGCAAAAGCCGCTCCAGGTCATTGCGGCCACCGACGAGTTCTATCGCCGGCAGAACGCCAATGTCAGCCGCGCAGTGCATGCGCTGGGAACCGAGGCAACCGATGCGTTCGAAGGCGCGCGCAGCAGGCTGGCGCGCTTTCTCAACGTGCGCGCCGACGAGCTGGTGCTGTGCAGCGGCACCACGTTCGCGATCAACCTGGTGGCTTACTCGTGGGCACTGCCGCGGCTGGGCCCGGGCGATGTGATCCTTATCTCGCGCATGGAGCACCACGCCAACATCGTGCCGTGGCAGCTGGTGGCCCAGCGCACCGGCGCCAGCATCCGCGTGGCCGAGATCACGCCCGATGGTGCCCTGGATCTGGAGGCACTGCGCAAGGCGATGACCCCCGAGGTCAAGCTGCTCGCCGTCACGCATGTATCCAACGTATTGGGGACGGTGAACCCGGTGCGCGAGATCTGCCGCGACGCGCGCAAGCGCGGCATCGTCACCGTGGTGGACGGCTCGCAGGCGGCGCCGCACCGGCGTATCGACGTGGCAGCGATCGGCTGCGACTTCTATGCCATCACCGGCCACAAGATGTGCGGCCCCACTGGCACCGGTGCGCTGTGGGCGCGCCGCGAACACCTGCAGGCGATGCCGCCGTTTTTAGGCGGCGGCGAGATGATCAAGGAAGTCAGCTTCGAGGGCACCGTGTTCAACGATGCCCCGCACAAGTTCGAGGCCGGCACGCCCAATATCGCCGGCTTCGTGGGCCTGGGTGCGGCAGTGGACTATCTGGACACCCTTGGTCTAGCGCATGTGGAAGCCCGCGAGGCGGAACTGCTGGCGCACTTGACCGAGGAGCTGCAGCGCATCGACGGCCTGCGCATTTTCGGCACCACGCCCGACAAGGCAGCGGTGGTGTCGTTCCTGGTCGAAGGCGCCCACGCGCACGACCTGGCCACCCTGCTCGACCTGGAAGGCGTGGCCATCCGCTCCGGCCAGCATTGTGCGCATCCGCTGCTGCAGTTCTACAACGTGGCCGCCACCTGCCGCGCGTCGCTGGCGTTCTACAACACCCACGACGAGATCGAGCGGTTTGTTGCTGCACTGAAGAAGGTGCGGACGCTGCTCGGGTAA
- a CDS encoding GNAT family N-acetyltransferase, translating into MQTTTFRTATVDDIDALVQLVTSAYRGDSSRAGWTTEADILDGARIDPAVLRQDILRERSLVLLVEQDGRLLACAHIADDDGTGYFGMFAVDPSLQGSGLGKTLLAEGERIVSTEWALPLIRMTVIDVRHELIAFYERRGYRRTGVFKPFPYGDERFGVPLRQDLRFEVLEKHFEHATP; encoded by the coding sequence ATGCAGACCACCACCTTCCGCACCGCCACCGTCGATGACATCGACGCCCTTGTCCAGCTGGTGACTTCTGCCTATCGCGGCGACAGCAGCCGTGCGGGCTGGACCACCGAGGCCGATATCCTCGATGGGGCCCGTATCGATCCGGCCGTGCTGCGCCAGGACATCCTGCGCGAACGCAGCCTGGTGCTGCTGGTCGAACAGGATGGCCGCCTGCTGGCCTGCGCGCATATCGCCGACGACGACGGCACCGGGTATTTCGGCATGTTCGCGGTCGATCCGTCGCTGCAGGGCAGCGGGCTGGGCAAGACCCTGCTGGCCGAAGGCGAGCGCATCGTGTCCACCGAGTGGGCACTGCCGTTGATCCGTATGACCGTGATCGACGTCCGGCACGAGCTGATCGCCTTCTACGAACGCCGCGGCTACCGCCGTACCGGTGTCTTCAAGCCCTTCCCGTATGGCGACGAACGCTTCGGCGTCCCGCTGCGCCAGGATCTGCGCTTCGAAGTCCTGGAAAAGCACTTCGAGCACGCCACGCCGTGA
- a CDS encoding non-heme iron oxygenase ferredoxin subunit has product MSETWTFVCASDALLPGELQTVWDEVTDAPIVVFNLDGALYALEDRCSHEDYELSPGSFDPVAGTIECQLHSARFDIRDGRPLCAPAYTAVAKFPVKREHDGIWTRDDR; this is encoded by the coding sequence GTGAGCGAGACCTGGACCTTCGTCTGCGCCAGCGACGCGCTGCTGCCCGGCGAGCTGCAGACCGTGTGGGATGAAGTGACCGACGCGCCCATCGTGGTGTTCAACCTCGACGGCGCGCTGTATGCACTGGAAGACCGCTGCAGCCACGAGGACTACGAGCTGTCGCCCGGCAGCTTCGACCCGGTGGCAGGCACCATCGAATGCCAGTTGCATAGCGCCCGGTTCGATATCCGCGACGGGCGCCCGTTGTGCGCGCCTGCCTACACCGCCGTAGCCAAGTTCCCGGTCAAGCGCGAACACGACGGCATCTGGACCCGCGACGATCGCTGA
- a CDS encoding TonB-dependent receptor, whose translation MTPRISPLTSAVLLTLSAPAFAQPGDAPAPPGAVDLDAIRVQQERAQKPSSPKYTEALRDTPQTITVVTKQTMDQQNLLSLRDVLSTLPGITFGAGEGGGGYGDSINLRGFTASSDITTDGVRDSAQYSRSDTFNLEAVELINGANSAMSGAGSVGGNINLVTKTAGQGDFTNVLVGGGSDRYGRLTVDSNQDFDNGTAVRLNAMGHTQDVPGRDEEFRHRWGFAPSVAFGLGSDTRFTLSYLHQHDNNLPQYGVPFALSPFNDGPLPGVDPETFFGYRNTSRQEIDVDMLTGVLDMDFSDTFKLRSLARLQRVDQFLNATALQGTWCLPNGTDPYTGRACVGQPPATWNPNSGPRGLVRDTENFIAHSQTDLTATLHTGAIEHRVVAGVAFSKEDFELDSGTTFRNADGSTTGITYPQQSFDNPYNIWTGPQNYFRTGRSKGSLTNQAVYLFDTLQFNEQWMLNLGGRYEHNEGDSTNYTVNAAGDVTGVAAGFPAGNEEDLFSYRAGLVFKPADNASLYVSYANSKTPSKASVNGSCTPVATATAGANCNVAPETAVNIELGGKWDVLDERLALTAAVFRNERENYRVNSGDPLIPEQVLDGKARVDGIALGAAGYLTDRWSIFANYTFLDSEVLQSVSNRTESLTGDPVAGRELVQTPRNAGNVWTTYTLDRWIFGYGITYQGGFYPNNASTAAYIKTDDYWVHRAMVGLRVNDWLSLQLNVNNLFDEEYYTSVRNNLTVNAAGTVTAGNGWAIPGEGRSAVLNATFSF comes from the coding sequence ATGACTCCCAGGATTTCCCCGCTCACCTCGGCCGTGCTGTTGACCTTGTCCGCTCCCGCGTTCGCCCAGCCTGGCGATGCGCCCGCGCCTCCGGGCGCGGTGGATCTGGATGCGATCCGGGTGCAGCAGGAACGCGCGCAGAAGCCGTCCTCGCCCAAGTACACCGAGGCGCTGCGCGACACGCCGCAGACCATCACCGTGGTCACCAAGCAGACCATGGACCAGCAGAACCTGCTCTCGCTGCGCGATGTGCTCAGCACCCTGCCCGGCATCACCTTCGGTGCGGGCGAAGGCGGCGGCGGCTATGGCGACAGCATCAACCTGCGCGGCTTCACCGCCAGCAGCGACATCACCACCGACGGGGTGCGCGACAGCGCGCAGTACAGCCGCAGCGACACCTTCAACCTGGAAGCGGTGGAACTGATCAACGGCGCCAACTCGGCCATGTCCGGTGCCGGCTCGGTCGGCGGCAACATCAACCTGGTGACCAAGACCGCCGGCCAGGGCGATTTCACCAACGTGCTGGTCGGCGGCGGCAGCGACCGTTATGGCCGCCTCACCGTCGACAGCAACCAGGATTTCGACAATGGCACCGCGGTGCGTCTGAACGCCATGGGCCACACCCAGGACGTGCCGGGCCGCGATGAGGAATTCCGCCATCGCTGGGGCTTCGCGCCGTCGGTGGCCTTCGGCCTGGGCTCGGACACCCGCTTCACGCTGAGCTACCTGCACCAACACGACAACAACCTGCCGCAGTACGGCGTGCCGTTCGCGCTCAGTCCGTTCAACGATGGCCCGCTGCCGGGCGTGGACCCGGAGACCTTCTTCGGCTATCGCAACACCTCGCGTCAGGAGATCGACGTGGACATGCTGACCGGCGTGCTGGACATGGATTTCAGCGACACCTTCAAGCTGCGCAGCCTGGCGCGCCTGCAGCGGGTGGACCAGTTCCTCAACGCCACCGCCCTGCAGGGCACCTGGTGCCTGCCCAACGGCACCGACCCATACACCGGGCGTGCCTGCGTCGGCCAGCCGCCGGCGACCTGGAACCCGAACAGCGGCCCGCGCGGGTTGGTGCGCGACACCGAGAACTTCATCGCGCACAGCCAGACCGACCTGACCGCAACCCTGCACACCGGTGCCATCGAGCACCGCGTCGTCGCCGGCGTTGCCTTCAGCAAGGAAGACTTCGAACTGGACAGCGGCACCACCTTCCGCAACGCCGACGGCTCCACCACCGGCATCACCTATCCGCAGCAGTCCTTCGACAACCCGTACAACATCTGGACCGGCCCGCAGAACTACTTCCGCACCGGCCGCAGCAAGGGCAGCCTGACCAATCAGGCCGTGTACCTGTTCGATACGCTGCAGTTCAACGAGCAGTGGATGCTCAATCTCGGTGGCCGCTACGAGCACAACGAAGGCGATAGCACCAACTACACCGTCAACGCGGCCGGCGATGTCACCGGCGTTGCGGCCGGCTTCCCGGCGGGCAACGAAGAAGACCTGTTCTCCTACCGCGCAGGCCTGGTGTTCAAGCCGGCGGACAATGCCAGCCTGTACGTGTCCTACGCCAACAGCAAGACCCCGTCCAAGGCCTCGGTCAACGGCTCCTGCACGCCGGTCGCCACCGCCACTGCCGGTGCCAACTGCAATGTCGCGCCGGAAACGGCGGTCAACATCGAACTGGGCGGCAAGTGGGACGTGCTGGATGAGCGCCTGGCGCTGACCGCGGCGGTGTTCCGCAACGAGCGCGAAAACTATCGGGTCAACAGCGGCGACCCGCTGATTCCCGAGCAGGTCCTGGACGGCAAGGCGCGCGTGGACGGTATCGCACTTGGCGCGGCCGGCTACCTGACCGACCGCTGGTCGATCTTCGCCAACTACACCTTCCTGGACAGCGAGGTGCTGCAGAGCGTCTCCAATCGCACCGAAAGCCTCACCGGCGACCCGGTCGCCGGACGCGAACTGGTGCAGACCCCGCGCAATGCCGGCAATGTCTGGACCACCTACACGCTGGATCGCTGGATCTTCGGCTACGGCATCACCTACCAGGGCGGCTTCTACCCGAACAACGCCTCGACTGCGGCCTATATCAAGACCGACGACTACTGGGTGCACCGTGCGATGGTCGGCCTGCGCGTCAACGATTGGCTCAGCCTGCAGTTGAACGTGAACAACCTGTTCGACGAGGAGTACTACACCAGCGTGCGCAACAACCTCACCGTCAATGCCGCCGGTACCGTCACTGCCGGCAATGGCTGGGCGATTCCCGGCGAAGGGCGCTCGGCGGTATTGAACGCCACCTTCAGCTTCTGA
- a CDS encoding Fe2+-dependent dioxygenase — translation MLLPIPDVLDATQLGALRARLDAADWADGRITAGHQSAQAKDNAQLPEDSALAREASALVLEALSRSSTFFSAVLPRRIYPPLFNRYSGGQSFGYHVDNAVRYDRSRGGAEPVRTDVSGTLFLSDPDSYDGGELVIEDTYGTQSVKLPAGHLVIYPGTSLHKVNPVTRGTRVAAFFWTQSMLRDAAQRRLLFELDVSIRRLTQDTPGHPSLIQLTGVYHNLLRQWADV, via the coding sequence ATGCTGCTGCCCATTCCCGATGTCCTCGATGCCACGCAACTGGGCGCATTACGTGCGCGGCTGGACGCAGCCGACTGGGCCGATGGCCGCATCACCGCCGGCCACCAGTCCGCGCAAGCCAAGGACAATGCGCAGCTGCCCGAAGACAGCGCGCTTGCGCGCGAGGCCAGCGCCTTGGTGCTGGAGGCGCTGTCGCGCAGCAGTACGTTCTTTTCCGCCGTCCTGCCACGGCGGATCTATCCGCCGTTGTTCAATCGCTATAGCGGCGGGCAATCGTTCGGGTATCACGTGGACAACGCGGTGCGCTACGACCGCAGCCGTGGTGGCGCCGAGCCGGTGCGTACCGATGTTTCCGGCACGCTGTTCCTCAGCGACCCGGACAGCTACGATGGCGGCGAGCTGGTGATCGAAGACACCTACGGCACGCAGTCGGTCAAGCTGCCCGCCGGGCATCTGGTGATCTACCCCGGCACCAGCCTGCACAAGGTCAACCCGGTCACCCGCGGCACGCGCGTGGCGGCATTCTTCTGGACCCAGAGCATGCTGCGCGATGCGGCGCAGCGCCGGCTGTTGTTCGAACTGGATGTCTCGATTCGGCGGCTGACGCAGGACACGCCGGGGCACCCGTCGCTGATCCAGCTCACCGGCGTGTATCACAACCTGTTGCGGCAGTGGGCCGATGTCTGA
- a CDS encoding tetratricopeptide repeat protein → MSEPAPDPARLRTQPEQAIASLRRAAAGQDSAAQLLLAQLYAEGRGVPADPATAMLWYEVAANAGQPVAMNQLGRCHELGFGTPVNEALAALWYRRAADHGLDWGMYNLAHLHASGRGVAQDQTQALALYRQAAERGHAKSMNFLARYLDQGLACTADPHAARDWYRRSAEAGDFRGQASYATVLADAGALDQAERWMRRAIAGGHAGFLRQLTALLGNAPQPRLRALLEEVTARQSQLQATAVAVTA, encoded by the coding sequence ATGTCTGAGCCCGCGCCGGATCCCGCACGGCTGCGCACGCAGCCCGAGCAGGCCATCGCCTCGCTGCGCAGGGCCGCAGCCGGCCAGGACAGCGCTGCGCAGCTGCTGCTCGCACAGCTGTATGCCGAAGGACGCGGCGTCCCGGCCGATCCGGCCACGGCGATGCTGTGGTACGAAGTGGCCGCCAATGCCGGGCAGCCGGTAGCCATGAACCAACTCGGCCGCTGCCATGAGCTGGGCTTCGGCACGCCCGTCAACGAGGCACTGGCGGCGCTGTGGTACCGCCGCGCCGCCGACCATGGGCTGGACTGGGGCATGTACAACCTGGCGCATCTGCATGCCTCCGGACGCGGAGTGGCACAGGACCAGACGCAGGCCCTGGCGCTGTATCGCCAGGCCGCCGAACGCGGGCATGCCAAGTCGATGAACTTCCTGGCGCGCTACCTCGACCAGGGCCTGGCCTGCACCGCCGACCCGCATGCCGCGCGCGACTGGTATCGCAGGTCTGCCGAGGCCGGCGACTTCCGCGGCCAGGCCAGCTACGCCACCGTGCTGGCCGATGCGGGCGCGCTCGATCAAGCCGAGCGGTGGATGCGCCGCGCCATCGCCGGTGGGCATGCCGGCTTCCTGCGCCAGCTCACCGCCCTGCTCGGCAACGCGCCGCAGCCGCGCCTGCGTGCGCTGCTGGAGGAGGTGACGGCGCGGCAATCGCAGTTGCAGGCAACCGCCGTTGCGGTCACGGCCTGA
- a CDS encoding PepSY-associated TM helix domain-containing protein — MSRPAATTASAQQRRGFWLRMLHQWHWISSALCLIGMLLFTITGLTLNHAARIEASPSTEQRTLTLPAALLKTLGSRQDGDAPLPPRVAQWLGRQLDISIGARNGEWSADEVYVALPRPGGDAWLSLDRNTGAIEYERTSRGWVAYLNDLHKGRNAGPAWGWFIDVFAIACLVFCITGLFLLHLHARQRRMTWPLVGLGLLIPLLLALLLIH; from the coding sequence ATGTCGCGACCTGCCGCCACCACTGCCAGTGCCCAGCAACGCCGCGGATTCTGGCTGCGCATGCTGCATCAATGGCACTGGATCAGCTCGGCGCTGTGCCTGATCGGCATGCTGCTGTTTACGATCACCGGGCTGACCCTCAATCACGCTGCGCGGATCGAAGCCAGCCCATCCACCGAGCAACGCACGCTCACCCTGCCAGCTGCCTTGTTGAAGACCCTGGGCAGCCGGCAGGACGGCGATGCACCGCTGCCGCCCCGCGTGGCGCAGTGGCTTGGACGCCAGCTCGATATCAGCATCGGTGCGCGCAACGGCGAATGGTCCGCAGACGAGGTGTATGTCGCGCTTCCGCGCCCCGGTGGCGATGCCTGGCTGAGCCTGGACCGCAACACCGGCGCGATCGAATACGAGCGCACCTCGCGTGGCTGGGTCGCCTATCTCAACGACCTGCACAAGGGCCGCAACGCCGGGCCGGCGTGGGGCTGGTTCATCGACGTGTTCGCCATCGCCTGCCTGGTGTTCTGCATCACCGGGCTGTTCCTGCTGCATCTGCATGCGCGTCAGCGCCGCATGACCTGGCCGCTGGTCGGCCTGGGCCTGTTGATCCCGCTACTGCTTGCCCTGCTGTTGATCCACTGA
- a CDS encoding DUF2271 domain-containing protein, with protein MRATLTIALSGLLAMPAYAATLDITVEIPKLNVAEYHRPYVAIWLEGADQKVAANLAVWYQSKDTAEGHGTKWLPDLRQWWRKSGRTLDVPVDGVTGPTRPAGAHALSFSDTKSALKSLPAGQYTLVVEAAREVGGRELVKVPFSWPATAPQSAKASGSSELGAISLTAKP; from the coding sequence ATGCGCGCCACCCTGACCATCGCCCTGAGCGGCCTGCTCGCCATGCCGGCGTATGCGGCCACGCTCGATATCACTGTCGAGATTCCCAAGCTCAATGTCGCCGAATACCACCGCCCTTACGTGGCGATCTGGCTGGAAGGCGCGGACCAGAAGGTCGCCGCCAACCTGGCGGTCTGGTATCAATCCAAGGACACCGCCGAAGGCCACGGAACCAAGTGGTTGCCGGATCTGCGTCAGTGGTGGCGCAAGAGTGGCCGCACGCTGGACGTGCCGGTCGATGGCGTCACCGGCCCGACCCGCCCGGCTGGCGCGCATGCGCTTTCCTTCAGCGACACCAAGAGCGCATTGAAGTCGCTGCCAGCCGGCCAGTACACGCTGGTGGTGGAGGCCGCGCGCGAAGTGGGCGGCCGCGAACTGGTCAAGGTGCCTTTCAGCTGGCCGGCGACAGCGCCGCAAAGCGCCAAGGCCAGCGGCAGCAGCGAACTGGGAGCGATCAGCCTGACCGCCAAGCCTTGA
- a CDS encoding DUF4198 domain-containing protein, which translates to MQRSLVLIALLAALPVTALAHKAWLLPSQTVIAGQAPWITVDAAVSNDLFYFNHVPLRLDNLSITAPDGSALKPENPATGKYRSVFDLQLTQPGTYKLGIVNAGLFASWKEDGKPKRWRGNEASFASEVPKNAQDLQVSQSLSRVETFVTRGAPTTTVFKPSGKGIELVPVTHPNDLVAGEAAQFTLQLDGKPAAGLEIEIVRGGTRYRDAQNEIKLTTDAKGGFSVTWPEPGMYWLETSSEDSKTSLPQAKQRRLGYVVTLEVLPQ; encoded by the coding sequence ATGCAACGTTCTCTCGTCCTGATCGCCCTGCTCGCCGCACTGCCGGTTACCGCGCTTGCGCACAAGGCCTGGCTGCTGCCCTCGCAGACCGTCATTGCCGGCCAAGCGCCGTGGATCACCGTCGATGCCGCGGTATCCAACGACCTGTTCTACTTCAACCATGTGCCGTTGCGGCTGGACAACCTCAGCATCACCGCGCCCGATGGCAGCGCGCTCAAGCCGGAAAACCCGGCCACCGGCAAATACCGAAGCGTGTTCGACCTGCAGCTCACCCAGCCCGGCACCTACAAGCTCGGCATCGTCAATGCCGGCCTGTTCGCCAGCTGGAAGGAAGACGGCAAGCCCAAGCGCTGGCGCGGCAACGAGGCCAGCTTCGCCAGCGAGGTCCCGAAGAACGCACAGGACCTGCAGGTGTCGCAATCGCTCAGCCGCGTGGAAACCTTCGTCACCCGCGGCGCACCGACCACCACCGTCTTCAAGCCAAGCGGCAAGGGCATCGAGCTGGTGCCGGTCACCCATCCCAATGACCTGGTCGCCGGCGAAGCCGCGCAGTTCACCCTGCAACTGGATGGCAAGCCGGCCGCCGGGCTGGAGATCGAGATCGTGCGCGGCGGCACCCGCTACCGCGATGCGCAGAACGAGATCAAGCTCACCACCGACGCCAAGGGCGGCTTCAGCGTGACCTGGCCAGAGCCCGGCATGTACTGGCTGGAAACCAGCAGCGAAGACAGCAAGACCTCGCTGCCGCAGGCCAAGCAGCGTCGCCTGGGCTATGTGGTGACGCTGGAAGTGCTGCCGCAATAA
- a CDS encoding FAD:protein FMN transferase: MNAFAPADTTLATLGGHSMGTTWSVKLVAPRSRDLHPLHARIQAALDRVVAQMSTWDASSDISRYNRLAAGHWQALPDAFHTVLRTALDIARASDGAFDPTVGPMVELWGFGANGGRRRVPSPEQIALVSLRCGWQRLELDGPRVLQPGAVALDLSGIAKGYGVDCVRHALVQADITSALIDVGGELFGYGRKPDGSTWRVLVESAPDEDAGAALPPRVLALDGVAVATSGDRWHRFESDGLRYTHTFDPRTGAPIPHAPAAVTVLAADAMHADAWATAMTVLGTDAGLAYAHKAGLAVRFLTRHDGSLHEAMSPAFEQHLAAS, from the coding sequence ATGAACGCATTCGCTCCTGCAGACACCACGCTTGCCACCCTGGGCGGCCACAGCATGGGCACCACCTGGAGCGTCAAGCTGGTGGCGCCGCGCAGCCGCGACCTGCATCCGCTGCATGCGCGCATCCAGGCAGCGCTCGACCGCGTGGTCGCACAGATGAGCACCTGGGACGCGAGCTCGGACATCAGCCGCTACAACCGTCTGGCGGCCGGCCACTGGCAGGCCTTGCCCGATGCGTTCCACACCGTGCTGCGCACCGCGCTGGACATTGCCCGCGCCAGCGACGGTGCCTTCGACCCCACCGTCGGGCCGATGGTCGAACTGTGGGGCTTCGGCGCCAATGGGGGCCGGCGACGGGTGCCATCGCCCGAGCAGATCGCGCTGGTGAGCCTGCGCTGCGGCTGGCAGCGCCTGGAACTGGATGGCCCGCGTGTCCTGCAGCCGGGCGCGGTGGCGCTGGACCTGTCCGGCATCGCCAAGGGCTATGGCGTGGACTGCGTGCGCCACGCCCTGGTACAGGCCGACATCACCAGCGCCTTGATCGATGTCGGCGGCGAACTGTTCGGTTATGGACGCAAGCCCGATGGCAGCACCTGGCGCGTGCTGGTCGAATCCGCCCCCGATGAAGACGCCGGCGCGGCGCTGCCACCCCGGGTGCTCGCCCTGGACGGCGTCGCCGTGGCCACCTCCGGCGACCGCTGGCACCGCTTCGAAAGCGACGGTCTGCGCTACACCCACACCTTCGATCCGCGCACCGGGGCACCGATTCCGCACGCGCCCGCCGCGGTCACCGTCCTCGCCGCCGATGCCATGCACGCCGACGCCTGGGCCACCGCCATGACCGTGCTCGGGACCGACGCCGGGCTTGCATACGCGCACAAGGCCGGCCTTGCGGTGCGCTTTCTGACGCGCCACGACGGCAGCCTGCACGAAGCCATGAGCCCCGCCTTCGAGCAGCATCTGGCCGCCTCATGA